The segment ATCTCTTTCTTTAACGCATTACACACGAGAGAACGATAGAGAGATAGAGAGCTTGAGCGAATCGAGTTACAGAGCAAGCGATCGTATCGGCTACACATTTGTTTCTTTTCATAGTGCTTTAATGTTAAATAATAAGCCAGTTTCTAGTTTTAGTGACTGTATATAGCTATCCAAGTGTCCTATGCGAGATAATTATGAATCTCTTGTATAggataattaatattttgtttctaattaCATTAAAATGAATGTTCATAAAAAATCTGCGAAATTTAACCAAATAACTATGATTGGTCCAATATTAGCCAAAATATCAATTACACAatctacattttaaattttattttttattcttttgttatatttatttactttatctGTAACTTCGAAAAATCTAGTCAAAGTTTTGTATGAAACGCGTGAAGGAGCTGAGCTGttacatactttttttttgtcgaggCTACATACTTTAAAATGTAGATTGTGTAATTGATATTTTGGCTAATATTGGACCAATCATAGTTATTTGGTTAAATTTCGCAGATTTTTTATGAACATTCATTTTAATGtaattagaaacaaaatattaattatccTATACAAGAGATTCATAATTATCTCGCATAGGACACTTGGATAGCTATATACAGTCACTAAAACTAGAAACTGGCTTATTATGAACCGATGTGCATGAATATAAGGAAAAAAGATTATCTACACTTATGGGATTCGCTGTGGCATTAACTTGTAAATTAAGTTATATGGTCTTATCATGTTAAAAACGGAAAGACATGtaaactatatattgtaaagtaaattttaaaaatgaagacAACCTGTATCCTTGAAGatttaaagataaaaatgaGATTATCATTTAATAGTAACAGCTAAATTGGACTAATGAGATCAAGTAATTTATAAGTTTTTCCCCAAAAAATCTACAAATATGGACACATTGCACTGACTGTAAAGTCAAAATGGAAATATGGAAAAGGAAAGGAAAATCCACCTATGAATTATACACCAAACATTTTCCGAGTTTATATATGAACACATAATAACAAtatcaaagaaaatattaaaagattCTTACAATAAGTCCCGCAAGATAAATCTAATCCTTGTAATAAATCCGACCATATATATAAACTGATATCATTTGTCTTTCTTTCTTCATCTCTGATCAGATCCTATTGGTCAGAAGAAGCTCGGGTTCCGGTCATGACGCGGCGATGCTCTCACTGCAATCACTATGGTCACAACTCTAGGACATGTCCCAGTCGTGGGGTGATGCTTTTTGGTGTAAGGCTCACCGGAGGTTCGATCAGGAAAAGTGCTAGTATGGGTAATCTTCTTAGCCATGGGCATGGGTCGGGTTCTCCGGGTGATGTCCCTGACCATGTCGCTGGTGATGGTTACACTTCTGAGGGTTTCGTTGCTGGCTCTTCCTCTAGCCGCGAGAGAAAGAAAGGTATCTATAACTCTGACCCATTTCTTTGTGAGATTGTTAATAGATTTGTTCGTTTGATCTGGTTTTGTAGGAGCTATATGGACAGAGGAAGAACATAGGATGTACTTGTTAGGTTTAGAGAAGCTAGGCAAAGGTGATTGGAGAGGCATTTCAAGAAAATATGTGAGGACAAGGACACCAACACAGGTTGCTAGCCATGCTCAGAAGCATTTCATGAGACTATCTGATGTGTCTCGTCGCAAAAGACGTTCTAGTCTCTTTGATATGATTCCTCATGAGGTTGGTCCGGTTAAATCATCTTTATAGTTAaactagctttttttttttaactcgcaAGATGACTTCTCACATGAACTTGATCTTGAAATgcattacttttttattttattctccTTATTATGATGTAATATAATCCTTGCAGGGAGGAGTTACTCCATTGGATTTGCAAGCACCAAAAGCAGAGAATACTCGTGTGGAAACAAAAATGCAAAGGGGTGATTCGGTTCACCAGTCATTTGCTCGTAATTCCATTCATGCAACAATCGAAGAATCTGAATCAATGGACTCAACAAACTCTACCATTAAGGAACCAACCCCAACCACACAACTGCGTTCACAACCTCAACCGCAACGACCTGGCTCGTATCCGGTACTGTATCCAGGCTACTTCTCACCATATTACCCATTTCCATTCCCAGTATGGTCTGCGGGTTATGTTCTTGAACCAGCCAAGAAAGAGGAAACTCACGAGATTTTCAGACCAACTGCAGTGCACTCGAAAGCTCCCTTCAATGTCAATGGGCTTCTTGGTATGACTACTAAGCTCAGCCTTGGAGAGCCAAAAGAGAATGGTGAATCCGATCAGTCTCTTTCGCTGAAGCTAGGTGGAGGTTCAGAGACGAGACAATCACCATTTCACCCGAATGCTTAGCCCTCCTGATAGTTCAGACATCGCCAACGTGATACATGCGGCTTAATCATTGGTTGGGGGTTTATTACAGGTTAATTATTTGGTCACAGTAACTTAAAAACAAGATTTGCTTTGTTAGTTTTAGGGTCTTTTAGTTCAGCTTTGATTATTTgcgagagagaaaaaaaacgaaaagggaaaaacaaattattacatttttttttattaaattgatcCTTTTGTATTTCTACCTTTTATATTGCCGATTTTTATTGCTGATCTCTAACAAATCTCCAGTGATCAAAATAAACTATATGAGAACCGTCTTTGAGACTTTCAATAAGACCCTTCAAAAAGTTTTAAGAAACTTCTTATTTCAATGTCATATCcaagttaatttttatttttaatatttaaaattaaataagttaAGTTATACTCCCTCTATATCATTTTAAGAGGTATTTAAGGATTTtgcacaaatattaagaaaatacaaactTTTATGCAATTGGCATTGGCTTTGGTTacataaaataacattaaataaaactaattcaaccaataaaaataagatgcattattttataattggtcaAAAATTTCAAATGACATTAAATTTCACCTAGAATTGTGAAAACAacacttattttgaaacaaaatcaaaatctttaaACACCAATTAAACTGATACGGAGGGAGTATTACTTTTGGTGAAATCTTTCCTAAAAATAATACTCTTAGGAGTTGAgatgtatttattttaaaaggtTTATTGGAGCGGTAATGTGAGAGAATTTCAAAATTTACGAGGAAAATTCTCTTAAATCACTTTTTGGAAGCTATATATGTTGACGGTTTTCATGAAATAATTTGATCCGTACTCATGAATACGTTTAATTCAATCACGTTAAACAAATAGAAACGGATGAATCTTACACGCAGTATTTCTCAAATCACAGAAATGTAGAATAAACAAGATTTGAATTATAACAACAAAGAAcattttaaaaacttatataTCTCAATGTAGTAAATTCACTCATGTCATTTAGATCCGATAAACAAATGAACTAAGAACAAgtcataaagaaaaataaaggtCACCAAATCGAATTCcattacccaaaaaaaaaggaaagcaTTCAATGGACAACAAAAGAGCTCTCTATTATTTGTTCGTTACAAGAAAATAAgaaagataattcttatttttaaattttcccGCCTCAAGGCAAAtcacacaacaaaaaaaaaagaagagctAAGCTCGAGATCTCTCTCCCTTGCCGCGTTTCGAGTATCGATGCTTATCATCACTCGCATCAGTAATCACCACTGGTGGAGACCGCTCGTACCTCGATGGCTTCCTCTTGAAATGCCTGTCTTCGTCGCTCGACTCATAATCCGCTACCTCAATCTCCTTACGACTGTGACGGTGCATTGATGTACTGACGGCGACAGGCGGCTCCGCCACGGAAgcagaagaagacgaagacacCTTTCTTCGTTTGCTGGAAGTTTCTTCCTCCGGAAAGCTTATCCGAGCGAACACGCTTGACTTTTCCATCTCTGATTTAGTTGCAGCGGTCGGCTCCGACGGCGGAGGTGCCGATCGTTTACGGTGGTGATGTTGGTTACGATCCGAGTCTCGGTGGCTGTGACGGTGGTCTCGGCTTCTGTCTTCATCGCGACGGTCGCGAGCGCGGTGGTCGTGTTCACGATCTAGGTCTTGGTGACGGGACGACCTTTCACGGTCGCGTTGACGATCACGTTCCTCGGGATAGCGTTCGTATTTTCTCTTGGAATCTCGAGACGGAGACTTTGACTTACGCGTCGGCGGATGATGCTCGGGAGACAATCTCTCCGGCCGTCTGCGTCGGTCGTACTCCGTCGAATTCGGTGGCGGAGGTGCTTGTCGCTGTGAGAAACCAGtaataatcaaattattagcccaattaaaggaaaaatatatataatttcgaggAAGTAATATTGGACTACTCGGCCCAACTATTAACTAATAGTTGGGCTTTCAAGTCCAACTATCAAACGGATTATCTCTGGCCGTCTGCATTCTAATTGTGTTATTTTTTGGTATTAAAATTGCATATTCAGATAAAGCATGttttaaattaggaaaattaCGGCTAGTGCCAAT is part of the Brassica rapa cultivar Chiifu-401-42 chromosome A09, CAAS_Brap_v3.01, whole genome shotgun sequence genome and harbors:
- the LOC103839529 gene encoding transcription factor KUA1, whose translation is MTRRCSHCNHYGHNSRTCPSRGVMLFGVRLTGGSIRKSASMGNLLSHGHGSGSPGDVPDHVAGDGYTSEGFVAGSSSSRERKKGAIWTEEEHRMYLLGLEKLGKGDWRGISRKYVRTRTPTQVASHAQKHFMRLSDVSRRKRRSSLFDMIPHEGGVTPLDLQAPKAENTRVETKMQRGDSVHQSFARNSIHATIEESESMDSTNSTIKEPTPTTQLRSQPQPQRPGSYPVLYPGYFSPYYPFPFPVWSAGYVLEPAKKEETHEIFRPTAVHSKAPFNVNGLLGMTTKLSLGEPKENGESDQSLSLKLGGGSETRQSPFHPNA